Genomic window (Oryza sativa Japonica Group chromosome 3, ASM3414082v1):
ATCGCCATCATCTACGCGTTCCGGCCGCCGAACCCGCCCAGCGCGGCGATGGAGCTCGGCCTGGCGCGGACGCTGGCGGTGTACCGGGAGTGGGCGGGGCGGCTCGGCGTCGGGCCCGACGGGCGGCGGTCGGTGCTGCTCAGCGACGCCGGCGCGCGGCTCGACGAGGCCGCCGTGgacgcgccgctcgccgcggcggcgccgttcaTCATCAGGAGGCGGCCGTCGCCGGAGGTGAAGCGGCTGCACCCGAGCGTCGACGGCGCccccgcggaggaggagctgctgCGGGTGCAGGTGACGCGGTTCTCGTGCGGGTCCATGGTGCTCGGCGTCGCGGCGCACCACCGCGTCGCCGACGGGCAGGCCACGGCGGGCTTCCTGGTGGCGTGGGGGCTCGCCACGCGCCGCGGCGGGCTGCTGCCCGCCGTGGGCGTCCCCGTCCGCGACCGCGCCACCCGGTTCGTGCCGCGGGACCCGCCGCTCGTCGAGTTCCCGCACCGCGAGACGGAGTAcaaggcgccgccgcctccggccaagATCAagagcggcgtcgccggcgaggacgacgacgacgacgagctcggcgcggcgccggcgcacgACAAGATCAAGATGCACAAGGTACACTACACCAAGGACTTCGTGGCGCGGCTCAAGTCCCGGGCCTCGTCGGGGCTCCCGCCGTCGCGGCGCGGGCGTGGCTACACCACCTTCGAGAGCCTCGTCGCCCACCTctggcgcgcggtgaccgcggcgcgcgggctcggcgccgccgccaccaccaccagggtCCGCATCGCCGTCAACGGCCGCGCCCGCATGCGCCCGCCGGTGCCGCGCGACTACTTCGGCAACCTGGTGCTCTGGGCGTTCCCGCGctgcgacgccggcgagctcgtcgcGCGCCCGTCGCACCACGCCGCGGAGCTCATCCACCGCGCCGTGGCGGGCATCGACGACGCCTACTTCCGCTCGTTCGTCGACTTCGCGTCCTCCGGcgccgtcgaggcggagggcctcgtccccaccgccgacgccggcgaggtggtggtgtgCCCGGACATGGAGGTGGACAGCTGGCTGGGCATGAGCTTCTACGACCTCGActtcggcggcggctgccccctgtACTTCATGCCGTCCTACCTCGCCATGGAAGGCACCATCTTCCTCGTCCCCTCCTTCCTCGGCGACGGCAGCATCGACGTCTACGTGCCACTCTTCGAGAACCATCTAGAAGAGTTCAAGAAGATTTGCTACAACATCGCCTAGCTTTAGTTACTAGCTATACTTGCCACTAAAAAGTTAATCACAAAATAATACTGCTTAATAAAGGTATAATTAATAATAGCAAGACTAATAATATAACCGGCTACTTATTGTATAGATCTTTATAGTCTATCTCTCAACTTACTCAGATAGTGGTTAACTCTttactataaatatatggtccacatgtcagtctcacatATTTTTTTGATTCATGTGCCTAAACCGGTTGTATGCTTACAACttgtttctcttctttctcctcttctctctcatccacCTCTGCATTCAGGTTTCTTATAGCTCTCGCTCTAAACATCAAACTTTATTAACAAGAACAACAAAAGTACTCTTCTATcccaaatataagtatttttagactcTTACACGGTCTCCGAGATgttactttgaccaacaatatctataaaagtaaatgttttaaataataagagttgcatattatgataatttgtttaataataaatctagtaacatcaattttacattattgatcttttatttttttgctattaatagttaaagtaaAAATTTTTTGACTTattactatgctaaaaatgcttatattttgggacggatggagtatataagtATCTAAGAGATcctactagctagctacccGTGTGTCACTAAGTCACTTTGTGTagtagcttaattaattagcaagAAATGATTCACCACGTACATATTACTGTTGTGCTTAATATTACTTAATTGTTGTTTGgtattttgcatgcatgcatacaagaGTTACGAGAGTGAGAGTTGGACTGCTAGCTTGAATCAGCTTGAGTGAGTTTTTGGATTAGGTAGGTAGGGCCAATTCCATATGATTATACTAGCAGGTTTTGTGTGataaagtaagaaaaaaaatatgtcgtACTCGATCACGCAAGGTCAACTTTTGCGTGTGTAGATAGAGACTACCAATTAACTACGCGCAATAAGAAAATCAAGTTTGTCATTATATCTATAAACATGTACAAGAGATAATGTTAGGTAGCTATATCCTCCATAATAACTGATTTATTAGAAAGGCGGCTACGTTACACCTAATTAATCCTGCTTCGTTATGTGCCACCGCCCTGTTTCTAAATTAACAACTTTAGTTTGCATCCCAAACAAATATGGGAATATTAGGAAATGATCTAATATCAATAATTAAAAGGAGTGAGGATTTGAACCCAGATCGTCTAGCCCACTACTCTGTGGAGCTAACCAAAAAACCCCTGAACGTTTCTCATTTGCATTCGAAACAAAGGATTGTAGGAATATGAATCATGCCAAGATCAGGTTGTCAATTTCTGAGCAAAATTTTGTTAATTCTGATAGTTTCACCCCCTACATACAAGCGAATATGTCACCCGGAATTTTTGGTTTttaatttcctttaaaaaaaattggtcaAAGCttattaaaactcaatcaaatTTTGTTGAATTTGCAAATAATTTCTAGCAAAAAAGTATAGAAGTTACTGATTTGTTCGTAAATTTTGGCGCATAGAGATTTTGgcccaaaataaaatttataaccATAATCTAGATTCGAAGAACTAGATTGAGTAACATTTATTTCTATGTTACAAGTATGAAGGTAATAACTCCTAATTAAAGTTTCATCGCTTCTGTTTTCATCCCAGCTGATCGATCGAAGCTTTGCTCTTTTATCTTGCTATTAAAGTGTTACGATCTTTCTCAAGGgaatttcgtcgaacaccttgcgtGGAAGAACGGGAAGAACAAGGGAAGCAGATAGGAAAAAGACAGAGAAGCAAATGAGCAGGAAGAGGATTTGTATTAGATTGAGGGATAGTTCTGTGTACAGATTTCTCATTCGTTACCTCTTCCCACTCACGCCTGGGTATTTATAGACACATACCCAAGACCCACTTTCAGACCCACTCCGGCCCAGTTACACGAGTGTTGGGCCGTCTCTCTCTAGCTGAGCGTCTGATAGTCTTGATAGGGTTATCATCAGCTGTAACATGCCCCCCTTCTGGGCAACCGGCTTGTCCCCAAGCCGGCACAGTTGGAAACTTCTGCTTCAGCACAGCAAGATCCTCCCAAGTAGCATCAGAAGACGATTGCCCCATCCAACGCACCTTAACTTGCTCCACAGCAGCCGCGCCACGCTTGTACAGACGACGAGCGATGATCTGAACTGGAATCAATTCTTCAGACTCAACAAGAGGAAGAGGCCGAACTGCAACAGCTGATTGTGGAGGTGAAGCCTTGCGGAGCTGAGATACGTGAACGACAGGATGGATAGCACAGTCGTAAGGCGGCTGCAAACGGTAAGCCACCGGACCAACACGCGCCGTCACCTAAAAGGGACCAAAATAGCGGAAAGAAAGTTTGTTGTTAACACGCGCAGCCACAGATGTTTGCGCATATGGCTGGACCTTCAGAAAAACCCAATCCCCAACAGCGAAGACCCGATCAGAACGATGCTTGTCCGCTTGAGATTTAGTCCTTTGTTGTGCACGAAGATGGTGCTGACGCAAGAGATTAGTGATGATCTGACGCTCTTGCAACCATTCAGTCAAGTCAGGTACCGCACATTCAGCAATATAACGTACACCGAAGTGGCGAGGAGGATGACCATATAAAGCTTCAAAAGGAGTGGTACCGAGAGCAGAGTGAGGAGTTGTATTGTACCAAAATTCTGCCAACGCCAACCACCGAAACCATTTACGCGGGCAAGCATGGACAAAGCACCGAAGAAAGGTTTCCAAGCACTGATTCACGCGCTCCGTTTGTCCATCAGTTTGAGGATGATATGCCGAACTCATGCGCAACTGAGTATCAGTCAATTTGAACAATTCAGACCATAAATTACTGGTGAAGATACAGTCACGATCTGAAATCATAGATTGAGGCAGACCATGAAGCTTGTACACATTTTGCATATATGCTAAAGCCACATCAAAAGCTGTGAACGGATGAGCCAAGGCAATAAAGTGTGCATAGCGAGAAAACTTATCCACAACCACCAAAATGCAGTTGAATCCCAATGAGAGAGGTAATCCTTCGATAAAATCCAAAGACACCACTTGCCAGGCATGTTCTGGGACAGGTAATGGCTGAAGAAGTCCCGGGTATCGCACCCGTTCTGCCTTAGCTTGTTTACACATAGAACAGGAATCCACAAAGAGCTGCACCGACTTCTTGAGACCAGGCCAAGCAAACAGTCTGCGCAATCGGGTATAGGTTACCTGCACTCCAGAATGGTCACCAACAGCAGCATTGTGCAATGCTCCAAGAACCTTCTGCTGTAGTCCCACATTATGGCCCAACCAAATGCGCCCCTTGTAACGTAATACTCCATCTGTTACACTAAAATGAGGAGCTGATTCTGGTTGCAAAAGTACTTGAGAAAGCAAGCTGGATGTATGTGGGTGACTAGCATAACTGTCCCGAACCTCATCCAACCAGGAGGGAACACACACAGATAAAGCACTTAACTGAAGAATCTCAGGAGAGTCACAGCGCGACAGAGCGTCAGCTGCCCGATTCTCAACACCTTTCCTATACACCAGTTTGTACTGCAGTCCAAGCAATTTGGTGAGTGCTTTTTGCTGCCAAAGGGTAGCAAGACGCTGATCCCCCAAATGAATAAGGCTTCTTTGATCAGTACGGATGATAAACTCCCCAA
Coding sequences:
- the LOC107276596 gene encoding putrescine hydroxycinnamoyltransferase-like — protein: MKVKVESSRIVKPLYDAAAPAPEWMPLSVFDTATYDESIAIIYAFRPPNPPSAAMELGLARTLAVYREWAGRLGVGPDGRRSVLLSDAGARLDEAAVDAPLAAAAPFIIRRRPSPEVKRLHPSVDGAPAEEELLRVQVTRFSCGSMVLGVAAHHRVADGQATAGFLVAWGLATRRGGLLPAVGVPVRDRATRFVPRDPPLVEFPHRETEYKAPPPPAKIKSGVAGEDDDDDELGAAPAHDKIKMHKVHYTKDFVARLKSRASSGLPPSRRGRGYTTFESLVAHLWRAVTAARGLGAAATTTRVRIAVNGRARMRPPVPRDYFGNLVLWAFPRCDAGELVARPSHHAAELIHRAVAGIDDAYFRSFVDFASSGAVEAEGLVPTADAGEVVVCPDMEVDSWLGMSFYDLDFGGGCPLYFMPSYLAMEGTIFLVPSFLGDGSIDVYVPLFENHLEEFKKICYNIA